The nucleotide window taagaaatggcagatgaaagctgcactcagatttttttacaaaatggaaaatgggcgtggcgtcgcccacttatgggtcgaaaaccatatctcaggaactactcgaccgatttcaatgaaacttggtttgtaatagtttccttgcatctcaatgatatgttgtgaaaataggccaaatcggttcacaaccacgcctacttcctatataccagaactttgaagacaatctgaatcgtttactttacaatatatatagtaagcactagtgaagatatcgatgcagaactttgtacaaatactatgttaatagtgtggcagccccattctaaaaatcgccgaaatcggaccataggtttttaaggccccatatatcgaacacgaggacctcggtggttctaacctaatattatggtttccaactttcaatggattttatacgaatatgtgggtcaaattttgtattatataatataaataaagttaaatatataaattgcgcaggtcaacttgatttgcttcacttaaaagATTTGTTAGTaacgatcctttatgaaatggagcaaaACGTCAGgtatgttaactttttttaatgtcgtgagcagtgtagcatcattcaCTGTTCATGCGGAATGCTAATTCAAtggtgctgcaatattaacaggactaattgtggaattttgtatgacagttcatactaatcttctgcattctctttgagttatcacaggtttccgcccagttatctttaaTTGTCCTTGAAATATTTCGTATCCTTTTTTAATAACAtcataaacagtattcctttaaattctataaatttcttTCTGTCTtcaacttagtaacagtctccgatcaTTTTGTTACCATGcgacaacaacaccaacgagcgctttttctgtgaaacttgtaaacaaaacgtccgatgtgtaaataatttctaatataACATTAGATCGATTTTTTCAAACATTGACGAagaatttcttttgattttgaaatgtgtttttgtgtgtatttatgtatatgtgtatatgtattgtaaaaagttttaaaacccGTTTGCTCTCTACAGAAGTTAAAGAGTCAAATCAAGTTAATAACTGCACCATATCTATGATAGAATAGTTATTTTTTAGGACTTAGGAATTTTCAATATTCGGAAAAGAAAATGTGATGAAATTTATCACTTTTTTGTGAACGAAAAATTAatggttttcaattttttttttttcaagttctaGTAGTTCAAAAATTTCACAGCCACTTGTGTTCTAAAGATATCTGTTGTTGATATCCAATTGTATCCTTAAGGTATGTGTTGAAGAGTAATTTATTCCCAATTGATTACGTGCAGGGGTCCTATCCTTTTCtgtgggtgtgtatgtgtgcacagTATTAGAAATTGGTCTAGTTCATATCTATTGTTACTAACTGTTCACTTAGCGAATAGCCGGTATATCGTAAATACTATAAGGGATTATTCGTGCTTCATTCAACCGTATATCATGTTGACATCGGTTATgtgagtttattttatttaatttaggtTAATTCGTGCAAAATTACAGAACTTATAGTTCCAAATTGAGAacgtacttatttatatatgcgtatataatatgtacaagcatatatgtaaatacattcaCCCAGTAGTTAAAAGCTCAATTACACGTTCTTAGTAACGGGTATTTCCTTTAGAtgtgtggttttcaatgagaCAATACTATTTTCGATGTTGGACTTTTTGACAGTTGTTATTTGGTTTATACTAAGTTTGGTGGGCATTTCATAATGGACAGACTTACTCCGGAATAACGCTTATTGCTGACATACGCCTACAAAAAGTGGTCGCATTTCGGCTGGGATTTATTAGAGCCAGCTCACTTGCCCGAAAtcacttttaaaatataatgccAAACCCTTAAcattataataaagctaaattcttcTTATTAGCTGTGATTTTaattgacaaatattttttctgtataAAAATCTAGACATCAAAAACTACAATGTAGCCGCTTAATCAGAAAACTGTAACTACAAAGTAACAcaggaattaagaattaagacaGTTAACTAATTTAACGTTTTAATTGCAAACTAATTTCTGACCGTATAACTTAAAGGACTATTCCATGGAATCATGGTATGTTCCTACTTATGAGTAATCTGAACTCTAGATAATAtaatttacatgcatatatggtaACGGATAAAACgggaataaaaatgtataaaagtcCGATTGACATATATTGTGAAAGATTCAGAAATTCGCAatacatatcatataaaaattattcactACAGTTCTACTTAAATATTTGTTCTATAAACATAAAGCAAGACTTAAACCACGATTTCACTTAACCTCCTTCTTGCTTTCAATAAGTGTCGATGCAAAGATCGAAGTTGTGtgtaatgcatatgtatgtataggcaaAATGTATGTAGACCTCTTAGACCTATTTTGATGGGCgtattatctttatatttatacaaaattcttCCGTACGTGTGTACGATACTGTACTCCTCCTAATCGGCTGGACcagtttgaatgtaattttttgactggtccaatttaaatagagcatttaattaattttaaaatataaatttatttgatgtAACCAAAAATAGATGGCGCCATTGTTACTGTATAGAAACCGCCTAATGGTATATACAATTGTTTTGAGGAAATTTGTTTTGGAAATGTTTTTTAACTGGATGTCGCTAATGTTggtgtaccaaatcttcaatccaattatatattaattctagtttttctcaattaaaaaaaaagtcttGCTTAATATCCTAATAGCTTGAAATATCATGCGGGACAACGTCTGTCGGGTCCGCtagtgtatttatattatacctGATATTTATTTGAGAATTTTCTTAGTTTTTAAGTCGTTTCCGATCGCCTGTTGAATTTGCATTGACAAATTTGACGTTTCGCAACTAGTCCTATTGAGAAATAGGTAAACTTTTACTGTGTGGCATTTCTAGAGGCAATTGCAtgcgtttattattatatatgcgATTCTGTGTATGTACGCTGTGGTCTGCACGAttcacattcattttgccaCTGATTGAGCTTTATTCATATGATCGTTGGCTAATCATATCTGCTCCGCTTCAACTTGTAGGCATACAATagaagtgaatagaattactgGCAGGCAGATTCAACGACGCGACGGATTTAGAACGAGCATCAGATTAACAGTACGGGTGCGTACGAGATCGCGTACATTGTAGTAAAGAGCTAAATAGTGACAGTGCAAAATGGCGGTGGCGACAACAAGCAAACTTTTCGGCGTTAGCAACGTCAGTTTCGTCGTCTATGGCGTAACGATAGCGTTTTGGGCGCTTTCACTTGGAATACAACAAATCGACGCACAAAGCCCACCGCAGCAACAGGTGTGTCCCGAACAGAATGATATTGCACCCTGTATATGTACTGTAAAGAAGAACGGTCTGGATATATTGTGTGAAACCACAGATTTAGCTCATATAACTAAATCTATGGGCACTTTAAAAGGGCAAAGCCCCATAATATTCTATTTGAAATTGCGCCACAACAACCTACCTAAACTACAGGGATTTGTATTTCTGGCACTGGACATCCGCCATTTGACTATTCACAACAGCAGCTTGGCAGCCATAGAAGAGAATGCGCTCAGCTCTTTAGGTAAGTGTGCGAGACTTCTTAGAACGATCTTGAATAACATCTTGTTGCGAtctgaacattttttaaatatgtctaATAGGTAATGGACTCACACAGTTGGACATTTCGCAGAATCAAATGAAGACTGTACCATCTTCAGCCTTAAAGCATCTCTACCATTTGTTAATCCTGAATTtgaatcataataaaattagtgTTATTCATAATAATGCATTCGAAGGCATGGATACTTTGGAAATACTTACTTTGTACGAGAACAAAATCGTCACCATAGAGCCCGAAGCTTTCCGAGGCCTTGAAAAGTGAGTAATCAAGTTGCATTAAAGCTAAAATTTCCGCCAACATGTATAATGAGTCGgaatcaattaaatatatacctaTGCTAATAAAAGACAAGTGAGATATTATCAAGTAATTTCAACGagatcatatttaaaatttgagtaaaaaataaattagagaaAGGTAAAGGcttaaaatcaatataaattgAAGTATTTTGACAATTGCACTAAAATTATTCTTAGAAAGTGTACGCCTCAAATTCGAACTAATGTTACTAATTAGTATTAGTAATAATTTCAAGGTCTTCAAAGTAAGAATGAAGGAATTGCTTATGGttccaaattgaaaatatttgcttctaAATTAGTGTAATTAGTAACAAAACTGTCAATAATTTCCAACATTTTGAATTAATACCAGATGTTGTTTAATATTAAGATTTATAAGGTTTCGGAACAATAAGGTGGTACCacatatatttaagtaaaacaaaatgatgCATTTCGTCATCCATAACAATGACTTAAActtcttttatatatttgaaaaatccaaATCCAGTGCAACGTATTAACATATATTATTGGAAAAGTTTTGAAGAGGCTCTTTATACATCCATACtgctgaaatttaaatttttttgaactaaatttataaccatttataactttatatttatttagaaaattgaaACGGTTAAATCTTGGAGGAAATGATCTCACTGCGATACCACAACAGGCGCTCTCTATACTTGACACTctgaagaaattagaaattcAAGAGAATAAAATCGGCAGCATTCGTGAAGGCGATTTTGCAGGTgccttaatatttacatatatctatttgtggttttgtaatttgtaaatgATTTAACACATTTAACTATACAATTAAAGGAATGGAGAGTTTGGACTCGTTGATCTTGGCGCACAACATGATCACCACTGTACCTGCAAATGTGTTTTCCCATCTAAGTATTTTGAATTCATTGGAATTGGAGGGAAATAAGATAGAAATCATTGACAAGGATGCGTTCAAGGGTTTAGAAGGTAGAAagattattatttgttatttattgttgaaattccattattacttatttttttgtatgaaaatatttcagaGAATCTGCAATATCTCCGCCTGGGCGACAACAATATTCAATCTATACCCAGTGAAGCTTTGCGTCCACTGCATCGGTTGCGTCACCTAGATTtaagaaacaacaacataagtTTTATACAAGAAGACGCTTTCGCTGGCTATGGGGACTCACTGACATTCCTCAATTTCCAAAAGAATGAGTATGTCACGCATCCTAACTGTACACATCCGCAATCGAAAATCTATttaataatcttttattttcagCTTGAAAGTTTTACCGagtatgatttttgaaaatctcaACTCACTCGAAACGCTCAATATCCAAAACAACAAGCTGTCGCGCATACCACAAGATATAATGGAGCCAATCACTGATACGCTGCGTATAATCGATATTACAGGTAATAACACTTAAAGTGCCTAAAACGCTGCTTGattaaataacaatttcaaaataacATATTTCCTACCGAATTCGTGCATCCAGATAACCCATTGGTGTGCTCGTGTGAGCTCACCTGGTTCCCGAAGCTTTTGCAAGATCTGAAGAACAGAGATGACGAAATGGCGCAGAAGAAGAAGCCCACTTGTCTCATGCCCATAGAAAATCGACAATACTACGTACAAACAATGCCATTGGAGAAGATGCACTGCGGTGGCAAAAACGCCGCTCCCAACCTACTCAACAATGCGGTGCTGCCTGTGAACGTGCTCACCAACGTAGCCGTCAGCATATTGGCAGCAGTGAGTAGATTTTAAGCTGCCACACGCTGAGACACCGATGCTGTGaagcaatttcattgaaatttacgAAACCAATGCAATTGACTGCATTACGCTTTGAAATAAAAGGATCACAAACGCTTGCTCTATTGTACGCCGGGACGTAATACATTCATACAACCaaacatccatacatatatacattggcACAACGCCACAGCCACAGCAGTGGAAATGTTGAAGAGTGTCATAGATACGCGCACATGTATATTTGCTGAGAAGGATTTtcgaatattattgaaaatgaaacatgcatacatatcaaACGGATGCCATTGAGCTCCTACCAACATACATATCAACTACTAAGTACTAAGTTTTTGTGAAGAGTATTTAGTATAGCCTATAAGATGATTGAATTAGTTATACACTAACGTTTACTTTTTGACACATGTATTTTGCTGATGCCGAATGTTACCTAAAAGGGAGAACCATTGAAACTACATAAGCAGCTATATGAACTACttatatctatgtatttattgaaactaagtatatatgtatgtttacgcCTATTATTCCTATTCCAATGTTTACTAACAAGTATTTGCTAATATTTGCTGAagctatatattataatttttatttcatatacatacatacatacatatatttaatatactatatattgtaaTAATCTAACGTCAAAGGGAAGCTACTAATGCAAAATCAATGTCGTCGTTGTGAGATACAATCATTTTTGGGtttgtgtatatttaataaaagaaagacataatcgaaatttataaatttaaactaaattagGATAATTCACTTCAAATTCTATGCATACATTGCCAAACATAGCTAAATGTGTATTTACGTGTATGGCATTAAAAGAGAACCAAATTTCTAAAATTGAAGAGTTTTGTGCgtgttaaaatatatgtaagtgcacTAACATGTTACAAGAACTGATTACGGAATAAGTAGTTTGTACTCATAACATGAGCATATGAGGggtgaaaattaatatatatctcgaagtacatatgtatgtatttgagaatgaaaatagaaatagtGCATATGGTAAAAAGTGTTTTAGAaatctcaaaatttaaattttttaaattacttaaaatattttctttaacttacaattattataaatatggaATGTCCAGTAATTTGCTTTAGCTAAATAGAAGAGGCGACCAaagatttgttaaattttatttattgtttaattatttattaatatttattaaggaatgttattaaattatactcAACATTAATATGTTTATTcagttatttaaatttgaaaaagctgtttttgaaacatcttacagaaattttctgaaaatcttatattatttttttttagtttttaattaacttttcagctacttttaatttcttaaagttTTCTTGCttctttaaatacataaatatatgttaacAAATTAACACGATCTATCTACCATACATATCAGCATGTGCCATGCAATGCAGAATAGAgattaaaagttgaaaatacatttttataaacatttaccGGGCCAATTTATTTTCGACGAAAGTGCAAAATAGTTTGTTACCTTTTGGAGATTATATTTATGTggtggtatatgtatgtacatatgtacacatacatataggtaAATACAAAcgcatactcgtatgtacaattaaaatataagacaaaatatttttagtatttaaattttttacgaaTAAGCCctgtaaaatatattcattgtaaTGAGTAATGGCATAGAATCTTTGAGaaacgaaaatatgaaaatattttcaaaacaattgggTCAGTAATCAAAGGTTGTATGTTTGTACTCAGAAACTGAATTTATTATACACTCAAATGTACACGTAGAGGAATTGAGACGCATTGAAAACTTTTGAGAGcattttttaaagcattttgtaattacatatatgcatgcttCTTTTTAGACAtccaatatacaaatgtatacactaacttatttatatttcgaatttctcttgtcttgattaaaaaatattttttagatctgtttgttgtaattatagaaatattttatgtatatgctACATGCTAGTAAACTAATGAGAGGCTTTATCAATTAGGGTCAGATTTGGCAGCTCTTAGTTTGATAGTGTGATAGGCATATTCTACGATTTGCGTtcctttaaatacaatttttgaaatgtaaatGTTACT belongs to Zeugodacus cucurbitae isolate PBARC_wt_2022May chromosome 6, idZeuCucr1.2, whole genome shotgun sequence and includes:
- the LOC105217488 gene encoding protein slit, translating into MAVATTSKLFGVSNVSFVVYGVTIAFWALSLGIQQIDAQSPPQQQVCPEQNDIAPCICTVKKNGLDILCETTDLAHITKSMGTLKGQSPIIFYLKLRHNNLPKLQGFVFLALDIRHLTIHNSSLAAIEENALSSLGNGLTQLDISQNQMKTVPSSALKHLYHLLILNLNHNKISVIHNNAFEGMDTLEILTLYENKIVTIEPEAFRGLEKKLKRLNLGGNDLTAIPQQALSILDTLKKLEIQENKIGSIREGDFAGMESLDSLILAHNMITTVPANVFSHLSILNSLELEGNKIEIIDKDAFKGLEENLQYLRLGDNNIQSIPSEALRPLHRLRHLDLRNNNISFIQEDAFAGYGDSLTFLNFQKNDLKVLPSMIFENLNSLETLNIQNNKLSRIPQDIMEPITDTLRIIDITDNPLVCSCELTWFPKLLQDLKNRDDEMAQKKKPTCLMPIENRQYYVQTMPLEKMHCGGKNAAPNLLNNAVLPVNVLTNVAVSILAAVSRF